The Piliocolobus tephrosceles isolate RC106 chromosome 3, ASM277652v3, whole genome shotgun sequence genome has a window encoding:
- the MXD4 gene encoding max dimerization protein 4 isoform X2, which yields MCQFEGLRRRVAAERRSPRSVEVRRPGARGGRRAEPAGAGRAAAAAVPWGTGAGGRMELNSLLILLEAAEYLERRDREAEHGYASVLPFDGDFTREKTKAASLVRKAPNNRRAKLRLYLEQLKQLVPLGPDSTRHTTLSLLKRAKVHIKKLEEQDRRALSIKEQLQQEHRFLKRRLEQLSVQSVERVRTDSTGSAVSTDDSEQEVDIEGMEFGPGELDSVGSSSDADDHYSLQSGSGGDSGFGPHCRRLGRPALS from the exons ATGTGTCAATTTGAGGGCCTGAGGCGGAGGGTGGCGGCCGAGCGCCGGAGTCCGCGGAGTGTGGAAGTGCGGCGGCCGGGCGCGCGCGGCGGGCGGCGAGCGGAGCCGGCCGGAGCGGGCCGGGCAGCGGCCGCCGCCGTCCCGTGGGGGACAGGCGCGGGCGGGAGGATGGAGCTGAACTCCCTGCTGATCCTGCTGGAGGCGGCCGAGTACCTGGAGCGCAGGGATCGAG AGGCCGAGCACGGCTACGCCTCGGTGCTGCCCTTCGACGGCGACTTCACCAGGGAGAAAACAAAGGCGGCCAGCCTGGTGCGCAAGGCCCCGAACAACAG ACGAGCCAAACTCAGGCTGTACCTGGAGCAGCTCAAGCAACTGGTGCCCCTGGGCCCCGACAGCACCCGCCACACCACGCTGAGCCTCCTGAAGCGGGCCAAGGTGCATATCAAG AAACTGGAGGAGCAGGACCGCCGGGCACTGAGCATCAAGGAGCAGCTGCAGCAGGAGCATCGCTTCCTGAAGCGGCGCCTGGAGCAGCTGTCGGTGCAGAGCGTGGAGCGCGTGCGCACAGATAGCACAGGCTCCGCCGTCTCCACGGACGACTCAGAGCAAG AAGTGGACATAGAGGGCATGGAATTTGGCCCTGGTGAGCTGGACAGTGTTGGCAGCAGCAGTGACGCGGACGACCACTACAGCCTGCAGAGTGGCAGCGGCGGCGACAGTGGCTTTGGGCCCCACTGCCGGCGGCTGGGCCGCCCCGCCCTCTCGTAG
- the MXD4 gene encoding max dimerization protein 4 isoform X1 — protein sequence MCQFEGLRRRVAAERRSPRSVEVRRPGARGGRRAEPAGAGRAAAAAVPWGTGAGGRMELNSLLILLEAAEYLERRDREAEHGYASVLPFDGDFTREKTKAASLVRKAPNNRSSHNELEKHRRAKLRLYLEQLKQLVPLGPDSTRHTTLSLLKRAKVHIKKLEEQDRRALSIKEQLQQEHRFLKRRLEQLSVQSVERVRTDSTGSAVSTDDSEQEVDIEGMEFGPGELDSVGSSSDADDHYSLQSGSGGDSGFGPHCRRLGRPALS from the exons ATGTGTCAATTTGAGGGCCTGAGGCGGAGGGTGGCGGCCGAGCGCCGGAGTCCGCGGAGTGTGGAAGTGCGGCGGCCGGGCGCGCGCGGCGGGCGGCGAGCGGAGCCGGCCGGAGCGGGCCGGGCAGCGGCCGCCGCCGTCCCGTGGGGGACAGGCGCGGGCGGGAGGATGGAGCTGAACTCCCTGCTGATCCTGCTGGAGGCGGCCGAGTACCTGGAGCGCAGGGATCGAG AGGCCGAGCACGGCTACGCCTCGGTGCTGCCCTTCGACGGCGACTTCACCAGGGAGAAAACAAAGGCGGCCAGCCTGGTGCGCAAGGCCCCGAACAACAG GTCTTCACACAACGAGCTAGAAAAGCACAG ACGAGCCAAACTCAGGCTGTACCTGGAGCAGCTCAAGCAACTGGTGCCCCTGGGCCCCGACAGCACCCGCCACACCACGCTGAGCCTCCTGAAGCGGGCCAAGGTGCATATCAAG AAACTGGAGGAGCAGGACCGCCGGGCACTGAGCATCAAGGAGCAGCTGCAGCAGGAGCATCGCTTCCTGAAGCGGCGCCTGGAGCAGCTGTCGGTGCAGAGCGTGGAGCGCGTGCGCACAGATAGCACAGGCTCCGCCGTCTCCACGGACGACTCAGAGCAAG AAGTGGACATAGAGGGCATGGAATTTGGCCCTGGTGAGCTGGACAGTGTTGGCAGCAGCAGTGACGCGGACGACCACTACAGCCTGCAGAGTGGCAGCGGCGGCGACAGTGGCTTTGGGCCCCACTGCCGGCGGCTGGGCCGCCCCGCCCTCTCGTAG